In Thermococcus sp., a single window of DNA contains:
- a CDS encoding asparagine synthase-related protein yields MKVYHLYSGGKDSSLSAWILERLGYEVRLVTISFGIIDNWRFAKETAGKLGFEHRVMYLTEEILETAAEMAVRDGHPNNAIEFIHERALEAIASMPEVKRVSDGTRRDDRVPFLELSKTRSLEDRFNVAYIRPLLGLGYKTIRELTGKLFNVEIRNSEEIEKADYEVELRHLLREMGIDPLRIFPKKHQQSRVLGWKDV; encoded by the coding sequence ATGAAGGTCTATCACCTGTATTCCGGAGGAAAAGACTCCTCCCTTTCAGCGTGGATACTTGAGAGGCTCGGCTACGAAGTCAGGTTGGTGACGATAAGCTTCGGCATTATCGACAACTGGCGTTTCGCTAAGGAGACAGCCGGGAAGCTAGGCTTTGAGCATCGGGTTATGTATCTGACGGAGGAGATCCTGGAGACGGCCGCTGAGATGGCGGTACGCGACGGGCATCCGAACAATGCAATAGAGTTCATTCACGAGAGGGCACTTGAGGCGATAGCGTCTATGCCCGAGGTGAAGAGGGTGAGTGATGGCACGAGGAGGGACGATCGTGTTCCCTTCCTGGAGCTTTCAAAGACCCGCTCCCTCGAAGACCGGTTCAACGTCGCCTACATCCGCCCCCTTCTGGGCCTCGGCTACAAGACGATCCGGGAACTGACGGGGAAACTCTTCAACGTGGAGATAAGAAACAGTGAGGAAATTGAGAAGGCAGACTACGAGGTCGAACTCCGGCACCTGCTCAGGGAGATGGGCATTGATCCGCTCAGGATATTCCCAAAGAAGCACCAGCAGTCGAGGGTTCTGGGGTGGAAAGACGTATAA
- the rpl18a gene encoding 50S ribosomal protein L18Ae, with the protein MKVKVYRVKGVFERNGRKEDFTREYRAVREEDVVERLYSEVGSKHRVPRNKIWIETIEEIKPEEARDPIIRRLSGL; encoded by the coding sequence ATGAAGGTTAAAGTTTACCGCGTAAAGGGCGTCTTTGAAAGGAACGGAAGAAAGGAGGATTTCACCAGGGAGTACAGGGCAGTTAGAGAGGAGGACGTTGTGGAGCGTCTCTACTCGGAGGTAGGGAGCAAGCACCGCGTTCCACGAAACAAGATATGGATCGAAACCATAGAGGAGATAAAGCCTGAAGAGGCTAGGGACCCGATAATTAGAAGGCTCAGCGGCCTCTGA
- a CDS encoding translation initiation factor IF-6 has protein sequence MHIERLDFENSPYLGVYGLAVDKVALVREGLKRASLEVLREVLKVPVIETSIMKSRIVGIFSAGNSNAILVPWYVWDSELEHINHQFEEFGIDMVVEPFRSTLTALGNLILANDKAALVSAKFTREDAKRLEDALGVEVERGMIGDYHAVGSAGIVTNRGGLIHPEPTDEELEWLRGLFKVDVYVGTANMGVPFVGSCMLANSHGVVVGHATTGPEIVKIEEALGFLD, from the coding sequence ATGCACATAGAAAGACTTGATTTTGAAAACTCACCGTACCTCGGAGTTTACGGCCTCGCGGTCGATAAGGTAGCGCTGGTTAGGGAGGGACTTAAAAGGGCCAGCTTGGAGGTTCTCAGGGAGGTCCTTAAGGTCCCGGTCATAGAGACCAGCATAATGAAATCACGGATAGTGGGGATATTCTCCGCTGGCAACTCCAACGCGATCCTCGTTCCGTGGTACGTCTGGGACTCAGAGTTGGAGCACATAAACCACCAGTTTGAGGAGTTCGGGATAGACATGGTCGTTGAACCGTTCAGAAGCACCCTCACAGCCCTTGGTAATCTCATACTGGCCAATGATAAAGCCGCCTTGGTGAGTGCGAAGTTCACGAGGGAGGATGCAAAAAGGCTTGAGGATGCGCTGGGTGTTGAGGTTGAGAGAGGCATGATAGGCGATTACCATGCCGTGGGCAGTGCAGGTATCGTCACAAACCGGGGCGGACTGATCCACCCTGAACCAACTGATGAGGAGCTGGAATGGCTCCGTGGCCTCTTTAAGGTCGATGTTTACGTTGGAACCGCCAACATGGGCGTTCCCTTCGTTGGCTCGTGTATGCTGGCAAACTCACACGGTGTCGTCGTTGGGCATGCGACGACCGGTCCTGAGATAGTTAAGATAGAGGAGGCGCTTGGCTTTCTTGACTGA
- a CDS encoding 50S ribosomal protein L31e, translating to MAINPGDEVILTVPIRKIKKRVPRWKRAPRASRFVREWIARQAKAEKVFIGTDVNEKIWERGIEKPPSKLRVKVLVEEEDGKRVAKVSLA from the coding sequence ATGGCGATCAATCCCGGAGATGAGGTTATACTCACCGTCCCGATAAGGAAGATCAAGAAGCGTGTTCCACGCTGGAAGAGGGCACCGAGGGCCTCCCGCTTCGTCCGTGAGTGGATAGCCAGGCAGGCCAAGGCGGAGAAGGTCTTTATAGGGACGGATGTCAACGAAAAGATATGGGAGAGGGGTATTGAAAAACCCCCAAGCAAGCTCCGCGTTAAGGTCCTCGTGGAGGAGGAGGACGGCAAGAGGGTGGCAAAGGTTTCCCTCGCGTGA
- a CDS encoding 50S ribosomal protein L39e, with protein sequence MARNKPLAKKLRLAKAAKQNRRLPVWVIVKTNRKVMTHPKRRMWRRTKLKE encoded by the coding sequence ATGGCGAGAAACAAGCCGCTGGCAAAGAAGCTTCGTCTGGCAAAAGCCGCAAAGCAGAACAGGCGCCTTCCAGTCTGGGTCATTGTCAAGACCAACAGGAAAGTCATGACCCACCCCAAGAGGAGAATGTGGAGGAGAACCAAGCTTAAGGAGTGA
- a CDS encoding methylmalonyl-CoA mutase family protein — translation MTFDKEKLAKIREEEKRWDETTVKKFIEKRPERKEKFMTDDGFEIKRVYTPADLGEDWDYLEKLGFPGEYPFTRGVYATMYRGRFWTMRQYAGFGTAEESNRRYKYLLEQGQTGLSVAFDLPTQIGYDSDHPMSEGEVGKVGVAIDSLWDMRILFDGIPLDKVSTSMTINSTAANLLAMYILVAEEQGVSQDKLRGTVQNDILKEYIARGTYIFPPQPSMRLTTDIIMYCAENVPKWNPISISGYHIREAGANAVQEVAFTLADGIEYVKAVIDRGMDVDKFAGRLSFFFNAHNNFLEEIAKFRAARRLWAYIMKEWFNAKNPRSMLLRFHTQTAGSTLTAQQPENNIVRVAIQALAAVLGGTQSLHTNSYDEALSLPTEKSVRIALRTQQIIAYESGVVDTIDPLGGSYYIEWLTDHIYEEALKYIEKIQKMGGMMRAIERGYIQKEIAESAYKVQKEIEEKKRIIVGVNEFIVDEPLDVEILKVDPSIREKQIEKLKKLRSERDNKNIEEALDRLRKAAETEDENLMPYIIEAHRHLATLGEVTDVLREVWGEYRAPLVF, via the coding sequence ATGACTTTCGATAAGGAGAAGCTCGCGAAGATTAGGGAGGAGGAAAAGCGCTGGGACGAAACGACGGTTAAAAAGTTCATCGAGAAAAGGCCCGAGAGAAAGGAGAAGTTCATGACCGACGACGGTTTTGAGATAAAACGCGTTTACACTCCCGCTGACCTCGGTGAGGACTGGGATTACCTCGAAAAGCTCGGCTTCCCCGGTGAGTACCCGTTCACCCGCGGCGTCTACGCCACCATGTACCGCGGCAGGTTCTGGACGATGAGGCAGTACGCCGGTTTCGGAACCGCTGAGGAGTCCAACAGGCGCTACAAGTACCTCCTCGAACAGGGACAGACCGGTCTCAGCGTCGCCTTCGACCTGCCCACCCAGATAGGCTACGACTCCGACCACCCGATGAGCGAGGGCGAGGTCGGAAAGGTTGGGGTTGCTATCGACTCCCTCTGGGACATGCGCATACTCTTCGATGGAATCCCTCTCGACAAGGTTTCGACGAGCATGACCATCAACTCGACCGCGGCAAACCTCCTCGCGATGTACATCCTCGTGGCTGAAGAGCAGGGCGTTTCCCAGGACAAGCTCCGCGGGACGGTTCAGAACGACATCCTCAAGGAGTACATAGCGAGGGGAACCTACATCTTCCCGCCCCAGCCAAGCATGCGCCTTACGACCGATATCATCATGTACTGCGCCGAGAACGTCCCCAAGTGGAACCCGATAAGCATAAGCGGCTACCACATCCGCGAGGCTGGAGCGAATGCTGTTCAGGAGGTCGCGTTCACTTTGGCGGACGGTATAGAGTACGTCAAGGCCGTCATAGACAGGGGGATGGACGTTGACAAGTTCGCCGGAAGGCTGAGCTTCTTCTTCAACGCCCACAACAACTTCCTTGAGGAGATTGCCAAGTTTAGAGCTGCCAGAAGGCTCTGGGCCTACATAATGAAGGAGTGGTTCAACGCCAAGAACCCGCGCTCAATGCTCCTGCGCTTCCACACCCAGACGGCCGGTTCAACGCTTACAGCCCAGCAGCCGGAGAACAACATCGTGAGGGTTGCTATTCAGGCTCTCGCTGCCGTCCTCGGCGGAACCCAGAGCTTACACACCAACTCCTACGACGAGGCATTAAGTTTGCCGACTGAGAAGAGCGTTCGCATAGCTTTGAGAACCCAGCAGATCATCGCCTACGAGAGCGGCGTCGTTGATACGATAGACCCGCTTGGAGGCAGCTACTACATCGAGTGGCTCACCGACCACATATACGAGGAGGCCCTCAAGTACATTGAGAAGATTCAGAAGATGGGTGGCATGATGAGGGCTATCGAGCGCGGCTACATCCAGAAGGAGATTGCCGAGAGCGCCTATAAGGTTCAGAAGGAGATAGAGGAGAAGAAGCGCATCATCGTCGGCGTGAACGAGTTCATAGTTGATGAACCTCTCGACGTTGAGATACTCAAGGTGGACCCGAGCATCAGGGAGAAGCAGATTGAAAAGCTCAAGAAGCTGAGGAGCGAGAGGGACAACAAGAATATCGAGGAGGCCCTCGACAGGCTCAGGAAGGCTGCTGAAACCGAGGACGAGAACCTCATGCCCTACATTATCGAGGCCCACCGCCATTTGGCAACACTCGGAGAGGTCACCGACGTCCTCCGCGAGGTCTGGGGCGAGTACAGGGCACCGCTGGTGTTCTGA
- a CDS encoding ABC transporter permease, whose product MRGNLKPFQSALWVVFESEFRRLIRSRKLKVLFLATFFPAFIYLLSPNATGSGVDVMLKAFQSLMLDLIPNYWLGIIGQLIVIILMSDLLAGEIDRGTIRLLLTRPVRLSEVVTAKFLAGLGALAVLFGIPYTVIWLYNSVVYDTGANGLWNGLPDFLLALGATLLVLAALGALAMLVSVIITRPLYASLATFGVVFLLQFLLPQIPYIKNPERYTLGYRAVVLLKAGFDKVDLSAFVGDSAYTAVFFGAVVLLFLAAAWAVLVNRDFSD is encoded by the coding sequence ATGAGGGGTAATCTGAAGCCCTTCCAGAGCGCCCTCTGGGTGGTCTTTGAGAGCGAGTTCAGGAGATTGATCCGCTCAAGGAAGCTCAAGGTTCTCTTCTTAGCCACGTTCTTTCCCGCGTTCATATACCTCCTCAGTCCGAACGCTACAGGCAGTGGTGTCGACGTCATGCTCAAAGCATTCCAATCGCTGATGCTCGACCTCATACCCAACTACTGGCTCGGCATCATAGGCCAGCTCATTGTGATAATCCTGATGAGCGACCTCCTCGCGGGCGAGATAGACAGGGGGACTATAAGGCTCCTCCTCACGAGGCCGGTGAGACTAAGCGAGGTTGTCACGGCCAAATTCCTCGCTGGACTCGGTGCCCTCGCGGTTCTCTTTGGGATTCCCTATACCGTTATCTGGCTCTACAATTCGGTCGTTTACGACACTGGCGCGAACGGTCTTTGGAATGGCCTGCCAGACTTTCTCCTTGCCCTGGGGGCAACGCTCCTTGTCCTAGCCGCCCTCGGCGCCCTGGCCATGCTGGTCTCGGTCATCATAACGCGCCCGCTCTACGCCTCGCTGGCCACCTTCGGAGTTGTGTTCCTCCTCCAGTTCCTCCTGCCCCAGATCCCCTACATCAAAAACCCGGAGCGCTACACCCTCGGCTATCGGGCTGTGGTTCTGCTGAAGGCCGGGTTCGACAAGGTTGACCTGAGTGCCTTCGTTGGGGACTCCGCCTACACTGCCGTCTTCTTCGGTGCAGTGGTGTTGCTGTTTCTCGCCGCTGCCTGGGCGGTTTTGGTGAATCGCGACTTCTCCGATTGA